From Pirellulales bacterium, a single genomic window includes:
- a CDS encoding protein kinase, with the protein MSSLLTSQIIEACAGDPRHDPALSLESLARIDRRCEEFEQALRVGRPAVIEECLNACSDVSRTALLRELLAVELEHRAPGGKRPSRAEYLARFPEFEAVVDLVFAEARSPDDALAIPEFLANHPRYRALRLLGRGGMGTVYLAKHLALDREVALKVIRPELLTRSDVVERFRREAKAAARLNHPNIVAVFDAETVDHQHFLVMEYIAGADLSRVVRERGQLPIEVACDYIRQAAQGLQHAHDQGMVHRDITPRNLMLTGTEQIKVLDFGLAEFVRDAAPSEAADRRMLVGSVDFMAPEQAADPQSADIRADIYSLGCTLWFLLTGQPPFAGGSLTDRLRRHAEEATPRIDQLRPEIPAELADVVDRMLHKNPAERFSTPAELATALSACARPEVPEHGETPTQLRRFPRPNLGILATAGILLAAFLAWAVFSRFASPDGASPTAAEYSVQSPEARRLYREGLHLLSERKEQQVHAAIARLERAVELAPQFARGQTALADAYNLCGDYGWNFADDVFPKAEAAARRALAQDAKLADAHLALAFALHAYDCEWQKAEAEYRRALELNPQLAAAHHWYAWFLAERGRPREAAEQIDRARQLTPDDLIVVNNVGKLMYLAHDFAGAARQHQYALELDPDFRKAHRDLGLAYAELGKLDEALAELEKSRGLSDDGRDVLAAEAYALARNGRADKARSLLPDLEAAAKLKPLDYELAIIYAALGEPDRAFQTLGRSVESHSAARAGMGIDPRFDSLHDDPRWPELIARVATPVKG; encoded by the coding sequence ATGAGTAGTTTGTTGACTTCTCAGATCATTGAGGCGTGCGCGGGTGATCCGCGGCACGATCCGGCGTTGTCGCTCGAATCTCTCGCTCGGATCGACCGACGGTGCGAGGAGTTTGAGCAAGCGCTGCGCGTCGGTAGGCCGGCGGTGATTGAAGAATGCTTGAACGCTTGCAGTGACGTGAGCCGCACTGCCTTGCTCCGCGAGTTGCTAGCTGTCGAACTCGAACATCGCGCGCCAGGCGGTAAACGACCGAGCCGCGCCGAATACCTGGCGAGATTCCCGGAGTTCGAGGCCGTCGTGGATTTAGTGTTCGCAGAAGCGCGCTCGCCCGACGATGCGCTCGCGATTCCGGAATTCCTGGCGAATCATCCGCGCTATCGCGCGCTCAGGCTGCTGGGGCGCGGCGGGATGGGGACGGTCTATCTGGCGAAGCATTTGGCGCTCGACCGCGAGGTGGCGCTCAAAGTCATTCGGCCGGAGTTGCTCACGCGGTCGGACGTGGTCGAGCGGTTTCGTCGCGAGGCGAAGGCCGCCGCACGGCTCAATCATCCCAACATCGTGGCCGTGTTCGATGCCGAAACGGTCGATCATCAGCATTTCTTGGTGATGGAGTACATCGCGGGGGCCGATTTGAGCCGGGTCGTGCGCGAGCGCGGCCAGTTGCCGATCGAAGTGGCCTGCGACTACATTCGCCAAGCCGCCCAGGGTTTGCAGCACGCCCACGACCAAGGGATGGTGCATCGCGACATCACCCCGCGAAACCTGATGCTGACCGGCACGGAGCAGATCAAGGTCCTCGATTTCGGTTTGGCGGAGTTCGTGCGCGACGCGGCGCCGAGCGAAGCCGCCGACCGAAGGATGCTCGTCGGCAGCGTCGATTTCATGGCCCCGGAGCAAGCGGCCGATCCGCAATCGGCCGACATTCGGGCCGATATCTACAGCCTCGGCTGCACGCTTTGGTTTCTGCTCACGGGCCAGCCGCCATTTGCCGGCGGTTCGCTGACCGACAGGTTGCGCCGCCATGCCGAGGAAGCGACGCCGCGAATTGATCAGCTTCGTCCCGAGATACCGGCGGAATTGGCGGATGTCGTCGATCGAATGCTGCACAAGAATCCGGCGGAGCGATTCAGCACGCCGGCGGAACTCGCAACGGCGCTATCGGCGTGTGCTCGACCGGAAGTTCCAGAGCATGGCGAAACACCGACGCAACTGCGACGATTCCCGCGACCGAATCTCGGGATCCTCGCCACCGCGGGAATCCTGTTGGCCGCATTCCTCGCATGGGCAGTTTTCAGCCGTTTTGCCAGCCCTGACGGAGCCTCGCCGACGGCGGCGGAATACAGCGTCCAGTCGCCCGAGGCGCGGCGTCTCTATCGTGAGGGATTGCACTTGCTATCCGAACGAAAGGAACAACAGGTCCACGCGGCAATTGCGCGACTAGAACGAGCCGTTGAGCTGGCGCCGCAGTTTGCTCGGGGCCAGACGGCGCTCGCGGATGCCTATAACCTCTGCGGCGACTACGGCTGGAACTTTGCCGATGATGTGTTTCCCAAGGCCGAGGCGGCGGCGCGGCGAGCGCTTGCCCAAGACGCCAAACTCGCGGATGCGCATCTGGCCTTGGCGTTTGCACTTCACGCTTATGATTGCGAGTGGCAGAAGGCGGAGGCGGAATACCGCAGGGCGCTCGAACTCAATCCGCAACTGGCGGCGGCCCATCATTGGTACGCCTGGTTTCTCGCAGAGCGCGGCCGGCCGCGGGAAGCCGCGGAGCAGATCGATCGCGCTCGCCAACTCACTCCCGATGATTTGATTGTCGTTAACAACGTCGGCAAGTTGATGTATCTGGCCCACGATTTCGCCGGAGCCGCTCGGCAGCACCAGTACGCGCTCGAACTCGATCCGGATTTCCGCAAGGCCCATCGCGACCTGGGGCTCGCTTACGCCGAGCTGGGCAAGCTGGACGAAGCGCTCGCCGAATTGGAAAAATCCCGCGGCCTGTCCGACGACGGCCGCGACGTGTTGGCCGCCGAGGCTTACGCACTGGCCCGCAATGGTCGCGCCGACAAGGCTCGCTCGTTGCTCCCCGACCTCGAGGCGGCTGCCAAGCTCAAGCCGCTCGACTACGAACTCGCCATCATTTACGCCGCCCTTGGCGAA